One genomic segment of Photobacterium sp. DA100 includes these proteins:
- a CDS encoding extracellular solute-binding protein, with the protein MKKWSAFLAGTACAAAMFTHVANAADKELVFMNWGPYISTELREQFTKETGIKVIYSTYESNETMYAKLKAHPQGYDLVVPSTYFVAKMRDEGMLQKIDKSKLTNFKELDKNYLDKPFDPNNDYSIPHVIAMTGLAVNTDMYDPADFDSWADLWNPELEGQLMLMDDTREVFHIALRKLGYSGNTTDPKQIDEAYEELKKLMPNVLVFNSDNPAAPYLAGEVGLGMLWNGSAAAAQKEGLPIELVWPKEGGIFWVDSLAIAKNAQNVEAAHKMIDFLLRPDVAAKISEETGYLTAVEASNAKYKDNPTLFPPQEDLDRGEWQDAVGEMNIRYENYFLELKAGQ; encoded by the coding sequence ATGAAAAAATGGTCCGCTTTTCTAGCCGGTACTGCATGCGCTGCAGCAATGTTTACTCATGTTGCCAATGCGGCAGACAAGGAATTAGTCTTTATGAACTGGGGTCCGTACATTTCTACGGAGCTACGCGAACAGTTCACGAAAGAAACTGGTATTAAAGTGATTTATTCGACTTACGAGTCGAACGAGACTATGTACGCTAAGTTAAAAGCCCACCCCCAAGGTTACGACCTGGTTGTGCCGTCAACTTACTTCGTTGCTAAAATGCGCGATGAAGGCATGTTACAGAAAATCGATAAATCAAAGCTAACCAACTTCAAAGAGCTTGATAAGAATTATCTGGATAAGCCTTTTGACCCAAACAACGACTACTCGATCCCACACGTTATCGCAATGACAGGCTTGGCAGTCAACACTGACATGTACGACCCTGCTGATTTCGATAGTTGGGCGGACCTTTGGAATCCTGAGCTTGAAGGCCAACTGATGCTTATGGATGACACGCGCGAAGTATTCCACATTGCTCTGCGTAAATTAGGTTACTCTGGTAACACCACCGATCCAAAACAGATCGATGAAGCTTACGAAGAACTGAAAAAACTGATGCCAAATGTTTTGGTGTTCAACTCCGACAACCCTGCCGCTCCTTACCTTGCAGGTGAAGTTGGCCTGGGTATGCTCTGGAATGGCTCAGCTGCCGCAGCCCAGAAAGAAGGTCTACCAATTGAATTGGTTTGGCCTAAAGAAGGCGGTATATTCTGGGTTGATAGCCTAGCTATTGCTAAGAATGCCCAAAACGTTGAAGCAGCACACAAGATGATCGATTTCTTATTGCGTCCTGATGTTGCAGCCAAAATTTCAGAAGAAACTGGCTACCTGACTGCAGTTGAAGCATCAAACGCGAAATACAAAGACAACCCTACCCTGTTCCCACCACAAGAAGATCTTGACCGTGGTGAGTGGCAGGATGCGGTTGGTGAGATGAACATCCGCTACGAGAATTACTTCCTGGAACTCAAAGCAGGCCAGTAA